Proteins co-encoded in one Hyalangium ruber genomic window:
- a CDS encoding AmpG family muropeptide MFS transporter, with protein MSSRSPSLLSVLSSPRVWLMLALGFASGLPLYLTGSTLAAWMTNEGVSLKTIGIFGLVGTPYVFKFAWAPLMDRYVPPFLGRRRGWLVVTQVLLALTLVAMGQVNPRTDALAMACLAVLVAFLSASQDIAADAYRTDLLSEEERAFGVSVFTLGYRVGMVIAMSVALILSDVIGWKYTYPVMGLFLAVGVVAAVLGPEPTASRPPRTLPEAVVKPFVEYLKRGWPAVLALVFIVAFRVGDAVAFRMTTPFVLKLGFTNTELGLISKLPGMLGSIGGALVGGLLITKLGMRRGLFLFGSAQALTNLLYVALAARGKDPFFLAFTVGADNFCGGMGSAAITVFITALCNKNFSATQYALLSSLSAVPMQLLGAFSGYLAEALGWSSFYVATTLAMTPALVLLALMPRDMGQPPQPQAATEQATPPTVAPEAAAELASAAKKGAG; from the coding sequence ATGTCCTCCCGCTCCCCGTCTCTCCTGTCCGTGCTGAGCAGTCCCCGTGTGTGGCTGATGCTGGCCCTGGGGTTCGCCTCCGGTCTGCCGCTGTACCTCACGGGCAGCACCCTGGCGGCGTGGATGACGAATGAAGGGGTGTCGCTGAAGACCATTGGCATCTTCGGCCTGGTGGGCACCCCCTACGTCTTCAAGTTCGCCTGGGCGCCGCTGATGGACCGCTACGTGCCGCCCTTCCTCGGCCGGCGGCGCGGCTGGCTCGTGGTGACGCAGGTGCTGCTGGCGCTGACGCTCGTCGCCATGGGCCAGGTCAACCCGCGCACCGACGCGCTGGCCATGGCCTGCCTGGCCGTGCTCGTGGCCTTCCTGTCCGCCAGCCAGGACATCGCCGCGGATGCCTACCGCACCGACCTGCTGTCCGAGGAGGAGCGCGCTTTCGGCGTCTCCGTCTTCACCCTGGGCTACCGCGTGGGCATGGTCATCGCCATGTCGGTGGCGCTCATCCTCTCGGACGTCATCGGCTGGAAGTACACCTACCCCGTCATGGGCCTGTTCCTGGCGGTGGGCGTGGTGGCCGCCGTCCTGGGGCCCGAGCCGACGGCGAGCCGCCCCCCGAGGACCCTGCCCGAAGCGGTGGTGAAGCCCTTCGTGGAGTACCTCAAGCGCGGCTGGCCCGCGGTGCTGGCCCTGGTCTTCATCGTCGCCTTCCGCGTGGGAGACGCGGTGGCCTTCCGGATGACGACTCCGTTCGTCCTCAAGCTGGGCTTCACCAACACGGAGCTGGGCCTCATCAGCAAGCTGCCCGGCATGCTGGGCTCCATCGGCGGCGCGCTGGTGGGCGGCCTGCTCATCACCAAGCTGGGCATGCGCCGGGGCCTGTTCCTCTTCGGCTCGGCCCAGGCCCTCACCAACCTGCTCTACGTGGCGCTGGCGGCGCGCGGCAAGGACCCCTTCTTCCTCGCCTTCACCGTGGGCGCCGACAACTTCTGCGGCGGCATGGGCAGCGCGGCCATCACCGTCTTCATCACCGCGCTGTGCAACAAGAACTTCTCCGCCACCCAGTACGCCCTGCTCTCCAGCCTGTCGGCGGTGCCCATGCAGCTCTTGGGCGCCTTCTCGGGCTACCTGGCCGAGGCGTTGGGCTGGAGCAGCTTCTACGTGGCCACCACCCTGGCGATGACGCCCGCGCTGGTGCTGCTCGCGCTCATGCCGCGCGACATGGGACAGCCTCCTCAGCCCCAGGCCGCCACGGAGCAGGCCACGCCGCCCACCGTGGCACCCGAAGCCGCGGCGGAGCTGGCCTCAGCCGCCAAGAAGGGCGCGGGCTGA
- a CDS encoding 3-oxoacyl-ACP synthase III family protein, which produces MTPAFTRVLGSGFVTGEHCIKNDALSKICETSDEWIRERTGIEQRYFVEEGTTTSDLGVRAARKALEDAKVSADEIDYIVFATMTPDYYFPGCGSLLQTKLGIANVPALDIRQQCSGFIYGLQVCDALIRAGISKRLLFVGAEIHSGFMPWSKKAFDLITGKSQEAITPEEHARNTQFRDRTSLFGDAGGALVLGPTDDPERGLLGFVLHSDGSKAESLYVPAAGFAYRPYVNQGQVDEARYVPSMDGRTVFKMAVSKMPEAVNEVCQKVGATVDDIRMLIAHQANLRINEAVQKSLKLPDERVYNNIQRYGNTTAATIPIAYDECRKSGKVKAGDLVCFVGLGAGFHWGAALMRE; this is translated from the coding sequence ATGACCCCTGCCTTCACCCGAGTTCTAGGAAGTGGCTTCGTCACCGGAGAGCACTGCATCAAGAACGATGCGCTCTCGAAGATCTGCGAGACGTCGGACGAGTGGATCCGTGAGCGCACCGGCATCGAGCAGCGCTACTTCGTGGAAGAGGGCACCACCACGAGCGACCTGGGCGTGCGCGCGGCGCGCAAGGCGCTCGAGGACGCGAAGGTGTCCGCCGACGAGATTGACTACATCGTCTTCGCGACGATGACCCCGGACTACTACTTCCCGGGCTGCGGCAGCCTGCTGCAGACCAAGCTGGGCATCGCCAACGTGCCGGCGCTCGACATCCGCCAGCAGTGCAGCGGGTTCATCTACGGCCTGCAGGTGTGCGACGCGCTGATTCGCGCGGGCATCTCCAAGCGTCTGCTGTTCGTGGGCGCGGAGATTCACAGCGGCTTCATGCCCTGGTCCAAGAAGGCCTTCGACTTGATTACCGGCAAGAGCCAGGAGGCCATCACCCCGGAGGAGCACGCGCGCAACACGCAGTTCCGTGACCGGACGTCCCTGTTCGGGGACGCGGGCGGCGCGCTGGTGCTGGGCCCCACCGACGACCCGGAGCGCGGCCTGCTGGGCTTCGTACTGCACTCGGATGGCAGCAAGGCCGAGAGCCTCTATGTGCCGGCGGCGGGCTTCGCCTATCGCCCGTACGTGAACCAGGGCCAGGTGGACGAGGCGCGCTACGTGCCGTCGATGGACGGGCGCACGGTGTTCAAGATGGCCGTGTCGAAGATGCCCGAGGCGGTCAACGAGGTGTGCCAGAAGGTCGGCGCCACCGTCGATGACATCCGCATGCTGATTGCCCACCAGGCCAACCTGCGCATCAACGAGGCGGTGCAGAAGTCGCTCAAGCTGCCGGACGAGCGCGTCTACAACAACATCCAGCGCTACGGGAACACCACCGCCGCCACCATCCCCATCGCCTATGACGAGTGCCGCAAGAGCGGCAAGGTGAAGGCGGGCGACCTGGTGTGCTTCGTGGGCCTGGGCGCCGGCTTCCACTGGGGCGCGGCGCTGATGCGCGAGTAA
- a CDS encoding class II aldolase/adducin family protein: protein MSPPSELGLREALIATGRKMNSSGLNQGTSGNLSHRVEGGFLITPTGMDYDALRPEDLVRMRFDGGHEGPRLPSSEWRFHRDILASRPEVNAVLHAHSMFSTTLACLRRPIPPFHYMVAKAGGSSIRCAPYATFGTEELSRHAVAALEGRKACLLANHGLITVGEDLSGAFKLAVEVETLAAMYLRALQVGEPVLLDEAEMAVVLEKFRTYGQQPE from the coding sequence GTGAGCCCCCCGTCGGAGCTCGGGCTGCGCGAGGCGCTCATCGCCACCGGGCGGAAGATGAACAGCTCGGGGCTCAACCAGGGCACCTCCGGCAACCTCAGCCACCGCGTGGAGGGCGGCTTCCTCATCACCCCCACCGGCATGGACTACGACGCGCTGCGGCCCGAGGACCTCGTGCGCATGCGCTTCGACGGCGGCCACGAGGGGCCCCGGCTGCCCTCCTCCGAGTGGCGCTTCCACCGCGACATCCTCGCCTCGCGCCCCGAGGTGAATGCGGTGCTGCACGCCCATTCGATGTTCAGCACGACGCTGGCGTGCCTGCGCCGCCCCATCCCCCCCTTCCACTACATGGTGGCGAAGGCCGGGGGCTCCTCCATCCGCTGCGCGCCCTACGCCACCTTCGGCACCGAGGAGCTGTCGCGCCATGCGGTGGCCGCGCTGGAGGGGCGCAAGGCGTGCCTGCTCGCCAACCATGGCCTCATCACCGTGGGCGAGGACCTGTCCGGCGCCTTCAAGTTGGCGGTGGAGGTGGAGACCCTCGCCGCCATGTACCTGCGGGCGCTCCAGGTGGGCGAGCCCGTGCTGCTCGATGAAGCGGAGATGGCGGTGGTGCTGGAGAAGTTCCGCACCTACGGGCAGCAGCCGGAGTGA
- a CDS encoding S-methyl-5'-thioadenosine phosphorylase, whose translation MTTPSQPVIGILGGSGLYQIDGLTDVSWRKVSSPFGEPSDELCFGTLEGQRVVFLPRHGRGHRISPSELNSRANIDALKRSGVTDILSLSAVGSLREDLPPGTFVVVDQFIDRTFARQKSFFGTGCVAHVSMARPVCTRLGDAVMAAAEGTDIPIHRGGTYLVMEGPQFSTHAESELYRSWKCDVIGMTNMPEAKLAREAEICYATVAMVTDFDCWHPGHDAVTVEQVISVLLANAGKARALVKRVVPLLARHQGPCTHGCQTCLDTALITAPEARDPAVLQRLDAVAGRVMQRGKS comes from the coding sequence ATGACGACTCCTTCCCAGCCCGTCATCGGCATCCTCGGCGGCAGCGGCCTGTACCAAATCGACGGCCTGACGGACGTCTCCTGGCGCAAGGTCTCCTCCCCCTTCGGCGAGCCCTCGGATGAGCTGTGCTTCGGCACCCTCGAGGGCCAGCGCGTGGTGTTCCTGCCCCGCCACGGCCGAGGCCACCGCATCTCCCCCTCGGAGCTCAACTCCCGCGCCAACATCGACGCGCTCAAGCGCAGCGGCGTCACCGACATCCTCTCGCTGTCCGCCGTGGGCAGCCTGCGCGAGGACCTGCCCCCCGGCACCTTCGTCGTGGTGGACCAGTTCATCGACCGGACCTTCGCCCGGCAGAAGAGCTTCTTCGGCACCGGCTGCGTGGCCCACGTCTCCATGGCCCGCCCCGTCTGCACGCGCCTGGGCGACGCCGTCATGGCCGCGGCCGAGGGCACGGACATCCCCATCCACCGAGGTGGCACCTACCTGGTGATGGAGGGGCCTCAGTTCTCCACCCACGCGGAGAGTGAGTTGTACCGAAGCTGGAAGTGCGACGTCATTGGCATGACGAACATGCCCGAGGCCAAGCTCGCCCGAGAGGCGGAGATTTGTTACGCGACCGTGGCCATGGTCACCGACTTCGACTGCTGGCACCCGGGCCATGACGCCGTCACTGTGGAGCAGGTCATCTCCGTGCTCCTGGCCAACGCCGGCAAGGCGCGCGCCCTCGTCAAACGCGTGGTGCCGCTGCTGGCCAGACACCAGGGCCCTTGCACGCACGGCTGCCAGACGTGCCTGGACACGGCCCTCATCACCGCACCCGAGGCGAGGGACCCCGCCGTGCTCCAGCGCCTGGACGCGGTGGCCGGGCGCGTGATGCAGCGCGGCAAGAGCTGA
- a CDS encoding ABC transporter ATP-binding protein produces the protein MARIELRGVAHAYGPAPESDKDWALRPLELVWQDGGAYALLGPSGCGKTTLLNIISGLLRPTRGQVHINGVDVTAAPPQARNIAQVFQFPVIYDTMTVSENLAFPLHNRGVGKAETQARVEEVAALLELTPDLRRRASGLSADMRQRISLGRGLVRKDVAAILLDEPLTVIDPHVKWLLRRKLKQVHESLKVTLVYVTHDQVEALTLADQVVVMNQGRVVQAGTPQELFERPADTFVGYFIGSPGMNLLPCAVEPDGAVVEGQRIPLAPEVCAKAKADGGELRLGIRPEFLRRVREGTPASVRVEVTQVEELGRYRIATAKLGAQVVKVRLPEEERVAAGESCWLEFPAKWTTLYAGGRAVS, from the coding sequence ATGGCCCGCATTGAGCTGCGCGGCGTGGCCCACGCCTATGGCCCCGCGCCGGAGTCCGACAAGGACTGGGCGCTGCGGCCGCTGGAGCTGGTGTGGCAGGACGGCGGCGCCTACGCGCTGCTGGGGCCGTCGGGCTGCGGGAAGACGACGCTGCTCAACATCATCTCCGGGCTGCTGCGGCCGACGCGGGGGCAGGTACACATCAACGGGGTGGATGTGACGGCGGCGCCGCCCCAGGCGCGCAACATCGCCCAGGTGTTCCAGTTCCCGGTCATCTACGACACGATGACGGTGTCCGAGAACCTCGCCTTCCCGCTGCACAACCGGGGGGTGGGCAAGGCGGAGACGCAGGCGCGGGTGGAAGAGGTGGCCGCGCTGCTGGAGCTCACGCCGGACCTGAGGCGGCGGGCCAGCGGGCTGTCGGCGGACATGCGGCAGCGCATTTCGCTGGGCCGAGGGCTGGTGCGCAAGGACGTGGCGGCCATCCTCCTGGACGAGCCGCTGACGGTGATTGATCCGCACGTGAAGTGGCTCTTGCGCCGCAAGCTCAAGCAGGTCCACGAGAGCCTGAAGGTGACGCTGGTGTACGTGACGCACGACCAGGTGGAGGCGCTCACGCTGGCCGACCAGGTGGTGGTGATGAACCAGGGCCGGGTGGTGCAGGCGGGCACGCCGCAAGAGCTGTTCGAGCGCCCGGCGGACACCTTCGTGGGCTACTTCATCGGCAGCCCGGGCATGAACCTGCTGCCGTGCGCGGTGGAGCCGGACGGCGCGGTGGTGGAGGGGCAGCGCATTCCTCTGGCGCCGGAGGTATGCGCGAAGGCGAAGGCGGACGGAGGCGAGCTGCGGCTGGGCATCCGCCCGGAGTTCCTGCGGCGGGTACGGGAAGGCACGCCCGCCTCGGTGCGCGTGGAGGTGACACAGGTGGAGGAGCTGGGGCGCTACCGCATCGCCACGGCGAAGCTGGGAGCGCAGGTGGTGAAGGTGCGGCTGCCGGAGGAGGAGCGCGTCGCGGCCGGCGAGAGCTGCTGGCTGGAGTTCCCGGCGAAGTGGACCACGTTGTACGCGGGTGGCCGCGCGGTCTCCTGA
- a CDS encoding ABC transporter ATP-binding protein: MKQGIELDKVGRVVGGEMHLADIDLKLEPGSFNILLGRTRAGKTSLLRLMAGLDRPTSGSIRFDGEDVTRRDVRQRNVAMVYQQFVNYPSLTVYENIASPLRLAGKLSAPELDRRVRDTAAALRLDPFLKRLPAELSGGQQQRTAMARALVKDASLLLLDEPLANLDYKLREELRTEMRQIFKDRPAVIVYATTEPSEALLLGGRTAVLHEGRLLQVGSTLDVYQSPATERVGQVFSDPQMSLWDVEVTGAEARLSPTVALPLAGHLKALAPGRYRLGLRAHHVRLSPASDTDVRIPARVEVEEVSGSETLIHATHGGLSLTAQVEGIHRHPYGTELDLFIAPSRVFAFGPEGRLVAAPASSQEASHGPH; encoded by the coding sequence GTGAAGCAAGGCATCGAGCTCGACAAGGTAGGACGGGTGGTGGGCGGGGAGATGCACCTCGCGGACATCGATCTGAAGCTCGAGCCGGGCTCGTTCAACATTCTGCTGGGCCGCACGCGGGCGGGGAAGACCTCGCTGCTGCGGCTGATGGCGGGGTTGGACCGGCCCACCTCGGGCAGCATCCGCTTCGACGGGGAGGACGTGACGCGCCGGGACGTGCGCCAGCGCAACGTCGCCATGGTGTACCAGCAGTTCGTCAACTACCCCTCGCTCACCGTCTACGAGAACATCGCCTCGCCGCTGCGGCTGGCGGGCAAGCTGAGCGCTCCGGAGCTGGACCGGCGCGTGCGGGACACGGCCGCGGCGCTGCGGTTGGACCCCTTCCTGAAGCGGCTGCCGGCGGAGCTGAGCGGCGGGCAGCAGCAGCGAACGGCGATGGCGCGGGCGCTGGTGAAGGACGCCTCGCTGCTGCTGTTGGACGAGCCGCTGGCCAACCTGGACTACAAGCTGCGCGAGGAGCTGCGCACGGAGATGCGGCAGATCTTCAAGGACCGGCCCGCCGTCATCGTCTACGCCACCACCGAGCCCTCCGAGGCGCTGCTGCTGGGCGGGCGCACGGCGGTGCTGCACGAGGGGCGGCTGTTGCAGGTGGGCTCGACGCTGGACGTCTATCAGTCCCCCGCCACTGAGCGGGTGGGACAGGTCTTCAGCGATCCGCAGATGAGCCTGTGGGACGTGGAGGTGACTGGCGCCGAGGCGCGGCTGTCGCCCACGGTGGCCCTGCCGCTCGCCGGGCACCTGAAGGCGCTGGCGCCAGGCCGCTACCGCCTGGGGCTGCGCGCCCACCACGTGCGGCTCTCGCCCGCCTCCGACACGGACGTGCGCATCCCCGCTCGCGTGGAGGTGGAGGAGGTGAGCGGCTCGGAGACGCTCATCCACGCCACGCACGGGGGCCTCTCGCTCACCGCGCAGGTGGAGGGAATCCACCGCCACCCGTATGGCACGGAGCTGGACCTGTTCATCGCTCCGTCACGGGTGTTCGCCTTTGGTCCGGAGGGGCGCCTGGTCGCCGCTCCCGCCTCGTCCCAGGAGGCCTCGCATGGCCCGCATTGA
- the mtnA gene encoding S-methyl-5-thioribose-1-phosphate isomerase, with amino-acid sequence MKVHGQPTRTVWLEADGATVGIIDQTRLPHAFATLRLRTLEEVAHAIRSMQVRGAPLIGATAAYGVCQALRVEASDEALARACAVLLATRPTAVNLRWALEEMRRALQPLPPGERVAAAYARAAALCDEDVAINRGIGTQGLRLLEAAWERKGRKGRVNVLTHCNAGWLATVDWGTALAPVYLAHEAGLPVHVWVDETRPRNQGASLTAWELGQHGVPHTVIADNVGGHLMQHGEVDLCIVGTDRTTARGDVANKIGTYLKALAAKDNGVPFYVALPSPTIDWTLEDGVRDIPIEQRDGTELTDISGRLPSGEVVTVRVTPEGSPVANYGFDVTPARLVTALITERGVCPASPEGLLSLFPERRPARSTGT; translated from the coding sequence ATGAAGGTTCACGGCCAACCCACGCGCACCGTCTGGCTCGAAGCGGACGGAGCCACCGTCGGCATCATCGACCAGACGCGCCTGCCACACGCCTTCGCCACGCTGCGCCTGCGCACGCTGGAGGAGGTGGCCCACGCCATCCGCTCCATGCAGGTGCGGGGCGCGCCGCTCATTGGCGCCACCGCGGCGTATGGCGTGTGCCAGGCCCTGCGCGTGGAGGCCTCGGATGAGGCGCTGGCGCGGGCCTGCGCGGTGCTGCTGGCCACCCGCCCCACGGCCGTGAACCTGCGCTGGGCGCTGGAGGAGATGCGCCGCGCGCTCCAGCCCCTGCCCCCGGGCGAGCGCGTGGCCGCGGCGTACGCGCGCGCGGCGGCCCTGTGCGACGAGGACGTGGCGATCAACCGGGGCATCGGCACCCAGGGCCTGCGGCTGCTCGAGGCCGCCTGGGAGCGCAAGGGGCGCAAGGGCCGCGTCAACGTGCTCACCCACTGCAACGCCGGGTGGCTGGCCACCGTGGACTGGGGCACCGCGCTCGCGCCCGTGTACCTGGCCCACGAGGCGGGCCTGCCCGTCCACGTGTGGGTGGATGAGACGCGGCCGCGCAACCAGGGCGCCAGCCTCACCGCCTGGGAGTTGGGCCAGCACGGCGTGCCGCACACCGTCATCGCCGACAACGTGGGCGGCCACCTCATGCAGCACGGCGAGGTGGACCTGTGCATCGTCGGCACGGACCGCACCACGGCCAGGGGCGATGTGGCCAACAAGATTGGCACCTACCTCAAGGCGCTGGCGGCGAAGGACAATGGCGTGCCCTTCTACGTGGCGCTGCCCTCGCCCACCATCGACTGGACGCTGGAGGATGGCGTGCGCGACATCCCCATCGAGCAGCGCGACGGCACCGAGCTCACGGACATCTCCGGGCGGCTGCCCTCGGGCGAGGTGGTGACGGTGCGGGTGACACCGGAGGGCAGCCCAGTGGCCAACTACGGCTTCGACGTGACGCCGGCGCGGCTGGTGACGGCGCTCATCACCGAGCGCGGCGTGTGCCCGGCCTCCCCCGAGGGGTTGCTGTCGCTCTTCCCCGAGCGGCGGCCGGCGCGGAGCACGGGGACGTGA